In the genome of Petrotoga sp. 9PWA.NaAc.5.4, one region contains:
- a CDS encoding glutaredoxin family protein, with protein sequence MQHPKIQIYTTPSCPWCKKAKSYFRELGIDFKEIDVSKDQKAAEELVRKTHQMGVPVIQIGNQYVIGFDKNKIERLLGIN encoded by the coding sequence ATGCAACATCCAAAAATTCAAATTTACACAACACCATCATGTCCCTGGTGCAAAAAAGCAAAATCATATTTTAGAGAATTGGGAATTGATTTTAAAGAAATAGACGTATCAAAAGATCAAAAAGCAGCGGAAGAACTTGTAAGAAAAACTCATCAAATGGGAGTGCCTGTTATTCAAATAGGTAACCAGTACGTAATTGGGTTTGATAAAAATAAAATTGAAAGATTGTTGGGTATAAATTAG
- a CDS encoding alpha/beta hydrolase: protein MIDTPYIFDYEKVPVNYNVKKENDYLVYTFETVYKDPLYKENETQVVHLFQPEGNVKGDIIFLHGIGPNNIPYLEWYARYFKKCGYRTSVVILPYHLERRPDNIVDGDPFYSPEPQDCVILFHNAVKDVRRTIDLLETFKDYCEDNLFLMGVSFGGIIGTMVLALEKRIKKGILMITGANWRWINFYSPYTEKVRTGYATQKNSFGCDSQEYCKKFRSDAKNFVKNNFNSIDDIFKKSPITCYHYDPLSYAKFVKQPVLFVQAIFDKIMPKDAVKDLEYLLPNKVVKKILAGHKSSILYRSLIGRWVVNFIEKESIEKAFQEEEKKSSQVVSSSK from the coding sequence GTGATAGATACGCCATATATTTTTGATTATGAAAAAGTTCCAGTTAATTATAATGTTAAAAAAGAAAATGATTATTTAGTTTATACGTTTGAAACAGTTTACAAAGACCCTTTGTATAAAGAAAATGAAACTCAGGTAGTTCATCTTTTTCAGCCAGAAGGAAATGTAAAAGGAGACATTATTTTTTTGCATGGCATTGGACCAAACAATATTCCATATCTTGAATGGTATGCGAGATACTTTAAAAAATGTGGATATAGAACTAGTGTAGTAATTCTTCCATATCATTTGGAAAGAAGGCCCGACAATATTGTAGATGGAGATCCATTTTACTCTCCAGAACCTCAAGACTGCGTAATTCTATTTCACAACGCAGTAAAAGATGTGCGAAGAACGATCGACTTATTAGAGACGTTTAAAGACTATTGTGAAGATAATTTGTTTTTGATGGGGGTATCTTTTGGAGGAATAATTGGTACAATGGTTTTGGCTCTTGAAAAAAGGATCAAAAAAGGAATTTTGATGATAACGGGAGCAAACTGGAGATGGATAAATTTTTATTCCCCATATACAGAAAAAGTTAGAACCGGATATGCTACACAGAAAAACTCTTTTGGTTGTGATTCGCAAGAGTATTGTAAGAAATTTAGAAGTGATGCAAAGAATTTCGTAAAGAATAATTTTAATTCAATTGATGATATATTCAAAAAGAGCCCAATTACATGTTATCATTATGATCCTTTATCTTACGCCAAATTTGTTAAACAACCAGTTCTTTTTGTTCAGGCAATTTTCGATAAAATCATGCCTAAAGATGCCGTAAAAGATTTAGAATATCTGTTGCCAAACAAAGTTGTTAAAAAAATTTTAGCAGGTCATAAATCGAGTATTTTGTATAGAAGCTTAATTGGTAGGTGGGTTGTTAATTTTATCGAAAAAGAAAGTATTGAAAAGGCTTTTCAAGAAGAAGAAAAAAAGAGTTCACAAGTGGTGAGTTCAAGCAAATAA